A stretch of Anas acuta chromosome 3, bAnaAcu1.1, whole genome shotgun sequence DNA encodes these proteins:
- the PPP3R1 gene encoding calcineurin subunit B type 1, translated as MGNEASYPLEMCSHFDADEIKRLGKRFKKLDLDNSGSLSVEEFMSLPELQQNPLVQRVIDIFDTDGNGEVDFKEFIEGVSQFSVKGDKEQKLRFAFRIYDMDKDGYISNGELFQVLKMMVGNNLKDTQLQQIVDKTIINADKDGDGRISFEEFCAVVGGLDIHKKMVVDV; from the exons ttgaTGCTGATGAGATTAAACGACTAGGAAAGAGATTTAAGAAGCTTGATTTGGACAACTCTGGTTCTTTGAGTGTGGAAGAGTTCATGTCTTTACCTGAATTGCAACAGAACCCGTTAGTACAGCGAGTAATAGATATATTTGACACAGATGGCAATGGAGAAGTGGACTTCAAAG AATTTATAGAAGGAGTCTCCCAGTTCAGTGTCAAAGGAGATAAGGAACAGAAGTTGAGGT TTGCTTTTCGCATTTATGATATGGACAAAGATGGGTATATCTCAAATGGAGAGCTCTTCCAGGTGCTGAAGATGATGGTTGGGAACAATCTCAAAGACACTCAGTTACAGCAAATTGTAGATAAAACCATAATTAATGCAGATAAGGATGGTGATGGAAGAATATCTTTTGAAGAATTCTGTGCT GTTGTAGGAGGCCTAGATATCCACAAAAAGATGGTGGTAGATGTGTGA